The following DNA comes from Triticum aestivum cultivar Chinese Spring chromosome 3D, IWGSC CS RefSeq v2.1, whole genome shotgun sequence.
AAAAGGACGGTTGGTCGCAGCAAGAACAAGAATTTTTTGATCGGGTCTTGATAGGAGACCGTCCCAGTGTGTCATAAACTCATTCTTAATCTTCCTCATTGCCTCATGCTCTCCAGCTCTGTTTCGCTGCCCAAGCATGCTATCAACCTCATCGACGAAAATGATAGTGGGCGATACTTTAGCAGCTAAAGTGAACAGTGCTCTAACATTCTTTTCGTCTTCGCCAAACCACTTTGATGTGATAGTCGACATTGATACATTGATGAAACTTGCTTGAGCTTCATTTGCAATAGCCTTGGCTAGCATCGTCTTGCCAGTTCCAGGAGGACCAAAGAGTAATATACCTCTACAGGGCTTAAGAAGACCCCCCTTGAAGAGATCTGGCCGTCGGAGGGGTAGCATGACAAGCTCTTGAAGGGATTCTTTGATATCTTCCAATGCACCGATATCATCAAATGAAACTCCAATTTCATTCGCGGGTATCACTTCTGGTCTGATGCGCTTTTCAAACTCATTATCTGGGGGCACTTCCTAAATGCAATAAAAGAGGAATTGCAGATGGGTAAATTAGTTTCCTGGAACTTGCACAAAGTAACATTAAAGTGGCCAATAGTTATCTTACTGGTAGTTTTGCAGGTGGAGGTGGATTCTCTGGTTTCTTTGGTTCTGTTTTGCTCTCAAGAGGAGGAGCTGGAGTAGCGGCAGCAGGAGCTGCTGGTGGCAGCAAAGTTGCAGGTTTTGTTTCCAATTTTGCAGCAGTCGGTACAATTCCCTTTCGAGCGTCAGTATGCCTTTCCAACTTCATGGTGTCCTTATCGCTCATCTTGTTCTCTTGAAAAATTTCCAATGCATGGGACAAGCTGCACAATTGAAGAGTCATAAACCAAGGCAGAGATGATGAAGCCAACAGACAACTATACCAAAATGCAATTACCTTTTAGCAGATAGAATTAGTTTTCCGTTCCGGTACTCTGGGTCTTTATGATTCATCAAGTGGTAAGAAACTGCAGATACCACAATCTCCTCAATATACTTACTGAGGCCCATTGTATCGGATAGACATATTGAGCCTAAATCAAGACACTCGAGATCATTCTCTGCAAGGACTTCCGTGATATGGTTCCGATTATCTTGAAACTGAATAATCTTCATATCTTCTTCTAACTGGGAGTTCCAGCTTACAAGGCAATTCTCATTTTCGGGCGGCTTGATGTCTATGCTATATGGGAACAAAGCAGATAGCCTGTCATCCAGCTCGTCATCATCAAAGTCCATATCCACAATTCTTGAGCCGAGAAGTAGCACTGGCCCTTCAAGCTTGGTCAGTAGTTTCTCAAATAAGAGATACATTTTGGGGGACTTGTGAAGAAACTTCTCGACATCTCTTATGTAGAGGACAATAGGGCTCTTCTTAGATACTTTATGCAGAATCTTGTACAACGCTTGTACCAACATTTTCTCATCAAAAGTCCAGCTACTAGCACGTCTGAGAGGAGCTGCAgcgcaaaaagaaaaaaatatatgcaTAGTGTGAAGCAGCAGCGCAACAAGAAATAGTGAAGTTAACCTACAGCAGGAGAAGCAGTGGAAGTGTGGAACAAACTTGGCAACAAAGTGATACAGCTCATATATTCTTCTCTGTTCATTTTGATTCCAACTTTGTGCATGAGATAAGTGTTACTGATCTGAAGGGTACTAGACATGCAAGCATGTGTGTCCATACCTTCCAAGTAAAAATGTTGAGTGTGTATCACTGAACACTGAGGTACATCGACAGAAAGAACATAAACAAACTACTTCTCGTCGATTTGTGCATCACTTCCATTGTGGCAATAGTTGCCCTTAGATCTAATTCACTACCTTGCAAGTCGGAAATTAATAACAGATCACCATTTGACATGCTAAGCAAGTAAACAGCATAATGAGGAAATGCTCAAATACACACAAGGCATAAATACATGAAAACTAATAGTTTCCTCAGGGTCACGAAATTTATTTTGTGCCACTGCAAGTCTTTCAAAAGGACATGCTATGACCTGAATTACTTGGAGGGCCTTGCGATGCCAGGCTACTCATATCGGATGAAGTAGATGCATTTCTTCTGAGCCTGGGTATGCTGTTTGTACTTTCAGAGCTCCTGGAAATTTTATAAGGAAATAAGTAAATGCTTTTTGTTTCTGTAATGGGTCCACTATAGTGAAATTTTCTCACACCTTAATTTCATGTCGGTCATACTGTTTTGCCTACGCATACCTCCTGCAACATAAAATGAAAGTACATCAATGAATATACAGATACAAATTCTGCAAGTAGATACACACAATGGGAATCATGTTCTACAGTGCATGCATGCAACTGAATTTAGTTATGCCCAAGAGCGAGTATTGATATTCCTTCACAGCATTCAGTCTAAATGAAGGCCAAGTTAGGTAAAGTCAGTATAGTGGTCAATGCTTTATTCGCAGGAACTGCACCGGGTGAGGAACTTCATTTATGTTCTAAGATAAAACATGAAGTTCATTTATTTTTCAAGTAAATTCAGGAACTTAATTTAGTCTATCAGTTCCACAGATCTTCTGATCGTCTAGAACTCTGCTGTTTGAGTACTTGTTTTATTAATCAATGAATTCAAATGCACACGACATACATAGTGTCAATATATGAGAAAAAGGCATACACCCTCTTTTTCTTCTATGAATAAGAATGGACTCATGATTTGAGGCTTCTAGTATGTGTGGAATCACTAAATCAGTGTAATATTGATATGAAAATACATGTTCCATCCAGTTTGCATAAATAGGATTGTACATGGATGTTCTCATCAACTGTTAATCATTGACCTGAGTTGAACATATTTAGATAAAAACTGAAGTAGGTTACTACCACTACAGAAGAACGAATACAAACTAAATGCTGAAGCATCACCTCTGGATTGCTCCTTCTGTGGAGTCATCGTAAAAGACTGGAGTAATCCAGACATCTTTTCAAGAGTCGTCTCAGAGATGGATCTTGTAACAGACTGATGAGAAGAAAAATACTCTCCAGTTAGCAGCTATTAGATAAAATTTACCAATATTTTCCGTCGACAGACTAAAAAGAATCAGTGAATGATGCAGAACAAATTGTGCCGACGTATCAAAAATAAGCTCATGGGAGCACCAAATATTCAGAAATGGAAACATCGGAAACAGTATGCAACTATGGCAAATTTGAAGATCAAAAGCAGAACCAGTGGTATGCTAACGTCTTACCTGTTCGCTGCCTCCGGTGCCGTATTTGCCGTGAAGCTGCAAGGAACACCACTGCATTACAACATATCCAGAGATGCGTAAGGACTCAAATGCTCCGGTGAAACTCACCTTTATGAGAAAATCTGTAGGATCCAGCAGGAGGATTTTCGCCTCGAAATAGTGCGCGAGCGCCTTGGCGAGCATCTGCTGGTAAAGCTCTTCAAGAGAGGAACTTGGCCTTAGATTACTTGGTCCGAAGCAGCGGAAGTATGGTCAAGCAAAGTCCTTGAGCTGCTGTGATGAAGATGGTTTTTACCTGCAGGGCCTGACAGCAGAATCGCACGGCTAGCCGGAGCAAGATTCCTGGTGTATTTGGAGATCTCTGCTTGCTTCAGGTGAACGTATGCGGCGCTCGTCAGCACGACGCGTGTTTGCTCACTGCAAAGGGGCGATTGAGGGGGAAAAAAGACAGGCATGGATGAGGACTGCATGAGGTGAAAAGCAGAATTGTACACGCGAAAACAGAGCTTAGGGCGTGTAGTCTATCAGTGAGCTAGTGTCGTGCATGGTTGGCTGATCCAAGCAGGTTTTGCTCATAAAActgacaactactccctccgttcccaaatataagtctttctagagattccaataagtgactatatacggagcaaaatgagtgaacctatactctaaaatatgtctacatacattcgcgtgttgttgtccatttgaaatgtctaaaaagacttatatttaggaacggagtgagTAGCTGTCACCACCTTTCATGGACATTTCAGAAAGGAGAAAGAGAAGATATTTCACTTCTTTCAGAGACGCAAAGCTCCATGAGGCCGAAAATTACACCCAAACTCCGGATTTCTCTTCTTTTACATGCAAAATATGCAGTTCATATGTAAATCTAATTCATGCACATCTCACAGAAATGAAGGGATTTTCCCCACCAAAAGATCAGCCCAAAAAAATCCGAGACGATGGAAGGTGACGGGACAGCTTCTACAGTCCCATGAAAGGAACAGCCGAGAGTCTCACTCACATCGTTGAGAGATGAACGTTTTTGCGACGGAAGGAGAACGTTTACCTGAGGTAGTAGGGGAACTCGTCGAAGGTGACCTTGCTGTCCctgccgtcgacgacgaggcggcggagctcgtgcTCCACCCGCTCCAGCGTGACCCCGGCCCGCGCCGGGCCTCCCGACCCTCCGCCCGACCACGGCGCGGACGCCAGCCCCAGCCCCACGCCGACGCCTATCCCGATCCCCACCGCCGACATCACCATGTGCTTCCCCTCCATGCCGGCCGGCCGACTGAGCCGGGTCTCCCTCCGACGGCGATGCGAACCAACGTTGAGCTAGCGTCTCCTCCTCCGCGGACCGCGCGCGGTGTCTGCACGAGAGTGGCTAAAAGAGATTGGAGAGATCAACGGGGgacggacgacgacgacgacagcaTCTGGCTAATAATGGATGGTTTTGGCGACATGGATGGGAGGGGGAGCGGGAGGGGGTGGCGCAAGTGTCGGGCCTCTCTGCTCGTTGCGGGTGTGTTTGTGCAGCGCTGTGCAGGTTTCTCGTATGTTCTTGGCTGCTTAGCCGCGGGAGGGGCAATGGGGGCTGGGCACGCGGCCGCGTACGTGTGCAGTGTGCAGTGTGCTGGAGTATATGAAAGGAGGCGATGAGGATGGGCATGGGCGCGTGTGTATCATTGCTGCGATCGTTGGAGAGGTGGCAACGACATGCAGCATGGCGCTATTGGATACAGGGACTCTGGGTTTCACTGAATTATGCGCCGGTCTTCAGTTCCTCAAGCCTCATTTATTTGTAGGATTTTTAAAATAATTCTAAAGGATAGGATTTTtaaagaaaaaaaaaatctttgGAGTCTTTGGTCTGTAGGAATATATTCCTATTCATACCTAGGATAGGAACTAATCCttcacatttaaaaaaatattagtCTAAACTCAATTGAAAAATTTCTATCCTATGCATCACATAACATCTCTTGCTCTATCGGAATTGAGACTTTTTCCGATTTTCCTGTTCCTATGATACCTCTATTGTG
Coding sequences within:
- the LOC123077847 gene encoding uncharacterized protein; protein product: MEGKHMVMSAVGIGIGVGVGLGLASAPWSGGGSGGPARAGVTLERVEHELRRLVVDGRDSKVTFDEFPYYLSEQTRVVLTSAAYVHLKQAEISKYTRNLAPASRAILLSGPAELYQQMLAKALAHYFEAKILLLDPTDFLIKLHGKYGTGGSEQSVTRSISETTLEKMSGLLQSFTMTPQKEQSRGGMRRQNSMTDMKLRSSESTNSIPRLRRNASTSSDMSSLASQGPPSNSAPLRRASSWTFDEKMLVQALYKILHKVSKKSPIVLYIRDVEKFLHKSPKMYLLFEKLLTKLEGPVLLLGSRIVDMDFDDDELDDRLSALFPYSIDIKPPENENCLVSWNSQLEEDMKIIQFQDNRNHITEVLAENDLECLDLGSICLSDTMGLSKYIEEIVVSAVSYHLMNHKDPEYRNGKLILSAKSLSHALEIFQENKMSDKDTMKLERHTDARKGIVPTAAKLETKPATLLPPAAPAAATPAPPLESKTEPKKPENPPPPAKLPEVPPDNEFEKRIRPEVIPANEIGVSFDDIGALEDIKESLQELVMLPLRRPDLFKGGLLKPCRGILLFGPPGTGKTMLAKAIANEAQASFINVSMSTITSKWFGEDEKNVRALFTLAAKVSPTIIFVDEVDSMLGQRNRAGEHEAMRKIKNEFMTHWDGLLSRPDQKILVLAATNRPFDLDEAIIRRFERRIMVGLPSVQNREMIMKRLLSKEKVDEGLDYKELATMTEGYSGSDLKNLCTTAAYRPVRELIQKERKKELEKKKLEKGGTPLDPSKMKEKDKEVILRPLNMADLKEAKTQVAASFAAEGSIMGELKQWNDLYGEGGSRKKEQLTYFL